From the genome of Dermochelys coriacea isolate rDerCor1 chromosome 1, rDerCor1.pri.v4, whole genome shotgun sequence:
agtcTCCACTCCAATTCTACTAAAAAACATGATTGTCCATAGCCTTAGCCTTATCAAATAACCTCACCCCATCACCATTTAAGTTATACAAATGTCCAATTAACAGCAGGCAGCTGAACCTTTAGTTAATGCAACTAAAAAATTTGGATCCcactttctcccccctcctcagCAAGAGAGCCCCATTACTTCTTTCTCAGCGCCAGTGCTACTCCCACTGCCACAGCCAGAATAGCTACTGCAGCAGCCCCACCATACAGCAGTATAGATTTGCCTTCTGGCAACAGGATGGGTTTCTCCTCTCCAGCTGGGGATTTCTCTTCCATTTCTTTCGAatggctctccttccccacttttATTTCCACTTCTGGAGGCAGTATTTTCTCAGGTTCTGGTGCAGACTTTTCTTCTGATGGGCTTGGTTTCTGTACAGGTTTACTCAACATGGGGATTTCTGGTTCAACAGGCTCCTCAGCCACCTCTCCCTTTTCCTCATGTTCTGTAAGCAAAGGTGCAGAGGGGATTGCTTTTTCAACAGCCACAATCTCAGCTTCAGACTTCATCTCCAGCAAAGAAGGGGATTCCAGGAACCCCTCCTGTGCAGTCTCAGTCTCCAGGGCCACCGATGACACTGCCGCTTCCTCTATCCCCTCTGGTATCTCCTCCTTCTCCACATGAACAATGTCAGAGTTGGAAGAGTTATTTTCACTCCTTTCTTCACCGCCTCCATTGCTATCTAAGCTCTTTACCTCTTCAGGATCCATAGCCACCTGCTGCCAGGACTCAGGTCCAAGAGATACCGGCAAGCTCTCTGTGTGCCAGCTCTGGCTAGCTGACAAAGAGACAGGCAGGCTCTCTGACTGCCAAGACGTAGTCACTGTGGGAGACTCTGGGGGGCTCACCTGTCCAGAGTTTTCGCTGGTTAGAATGTAGATGTCATTGCTGTCCTCTGCAATTGCATGGTATTCCTCCTCTTCAGAATCCAGACTAAAGACAGTACCCTGGAAGAAAGGCAGAGAACACACCAGATCAGTAAAGAACAGCAGAGTTCACAGCACATCCTCCCAAATAACAGGTCCATGGAAGAGCAACACAGTCTGGCAGCATCACAAGGCTCTGCAACAAGATCAGCTGGCTTTTGCCAAGGGGCAATTTCTCTCTTCTTATGTTTCAGACTGGGCTACCAGAATTGCCTTGTCTAAgtggaattttcagaaagtgGGACCATTTTTTAAGATGAAGCTGTTCCTTGGATCCCACCTTTCTCTGGAATTAATATAGTGCTTAGTTATATGAATAAATTGTAGGACATCAGTAACCAGAAAAAATTAAAGTTAACTTACTTTAACAAAATGGGTACAAAAGCTTGGTTTCCTCTTCACactcccattttgtgtgtgctctATACTGCTTGTTTATGGGCATAGAGGCTTTATATGTATTAATACTAAACCTGtcacctgcagcccccactgctcaAAATCTGTCCCACTagtttgtaaatgagttccatcCTTGTTTATTCTCCTTCAATTTTGGCATCCTTCACAGatttgaaaacaatttaaattaaaccatAAAAACAACCAAAAGCAGCCACACAAAGGGCAAAGAATTGCCTGGTTTTTTAGTTAGTTAGGTAAAAAAAACTCTAGACATCCTAAAAGTTTGCTACTGGACTCCAATGAGTAGGAAATGTCAGTGTATGAAGATTGAAAGACTCCTCCCCATTGGAGCAGGAGCAGCTTTGTGGGCTCCCGGTTGACCAGACAACCATCCAAGAACCACTGGCCAAGTCTTTTATTATTCTGAAGAAGTTCACTTTGAGAGAGAAGCTGCAAGAGGAAGTTATTTCTAAAGGCAAAGGAAAACCTCAGGTGGGTATGACaacaaatgagattttaaaaagaacagagaaaaaaCCCTGATGTTAACCATGTGGCACTTGACTTAAATtgcaacaaaacacaaaattggATTGTTTCTCCCCACCAAAagtcttttaaatttttttttaaacttttttaaatttttaaatttttttaaattttccaagaACATTTGGCCAGTGTTGCAATACTGAACTTTACACAACTCATTATTCCTCCACTTCCATTCAGACCCCTTCTCTCGAGTATCTTCAGTTCTCCACTTGCATTCTGCTTGATCAGCAGCAAGTTTCCCTACACAATCCCATCATCACTTGAAAGAGATGGACTCCTTCCTCCCCAAACCTGAAACTTAGTAACCttcccaaatttgttccaagTAATTTCTCACTTCAAATACTTACACCCCTTCTTCCTTCTTGGGGGCAGTATTTCACATCACCTTTCACAAACAGTACGTACAGGAGTGATACCTCCCTAATATCTACGAGTTCAAGTTCCTTGTCCTACTTCTGTCTCTTTCCATGCTTACTTTGTTTACTGCCCCTCTATGTTCCACATCCAAACTCTCCTTATGTTCTTCATCCATCACACAAATTCATTCTGAGTGCACCCAAATCTGGTTTACAACTGCAAAGGTTGACAAAACCAACACCTGCTCACTGCCACATCAGAGAGGGAGGCTGTACAAGCAAGCTGCCATTAAGTTCTCATCCTTTCCTCTGCTGGAAGCAGCACCAACCATGCCCCCAGACTATATAAGGAAGGACACAATGCGTCTTTAGTAACTCATTTCTGAATCCTAAAGCATTGAGTGTTGCACTCAAGACCATTAGGTGATACCAAGAACAATAGCAAGAATGAGCCTACTGTATTAGTGAAAGCACTCAGTCCACACAGTAACTGCTCAGGTGTACTGTAATGCCACAAGTGTGGGAGGGACTGTACTGCAGGGGTTacaatggaagaaaaagaaaaacacacatcCATTTTGATAAGCCCAAACTGTCATTTAGGCCTTGTGAATCTATCACTGCTTTTCTAATATGCAACGAATGCAGGTGCCTATACAGTGAATAAAAATAAGAACAGCCGCTCCGTCTTTTCTGCCAGGCATGTCAACAGACTCCTTAATGACCAACCCAAGAGACTGGTGCTTCTGTGAGAAGGAAGCAGTTAAAATGACATTTGGATGCCTCACAAATATTCATATCTCCCCTCTCAATCTCTTGCCTCCGTAACACGTCAGCCAAGGATCCCAGAACTTACAGCTGGGCTAGACAGGAAGATTCCCTTCATAAAAGTAATGgaaagttaagaaaaaaataagtacATCATAGAGACTAATGTAACTATGAGCAAAGGGAGAGGTGATGGTTTTATGATTAAGGCAATGAAGTGGGACTTGGTAAATCTGggctcaattcctggctctgcaacaggTTTCTTGTGGGACCCATGGGAAAGTCATTTAAGTTCTCTCTGCCTTAGTTcccccatctacaaaatgggatAATATTTTACCTTAcaggctgtgataaatgaagggatgGGGTatagcttccttttatggacacccagccagttagctatcaagttcctcttggtagctgttctctacttgcttgccctgtaaaggattaaaaagtcccccaggtttaaaaaaaaaaaagtgaaaagaacaaggagtacttgtggcaccttagagactaacaaatttattagagcataagcttttgtgggctaaaacccacttcatcggatgcatacagtggaaatacagtaggaagacacacacacacacacacacacacacacacacacacacacataatgaaaaaatggatgttgccatacacactataacgagagtgatcaattttttaaggtgagctattataagcaggagaaaaaaaaaccaaccttttgtagtgataatcaggattgcccatttccaacagttgacaagaaggtgtgagtaacagtaggggaggaaaataagcatggggaaatggtttaCACAACAAagtttttctccttctgataacAGTTCACcataattgatcactctcgttatagtgtgtatggcaacatccattttttcatgttctgtgtgtgtgtgtgtgtgtgtgtgtgtataaaaataaaatctatcttcctattgtattttccactgcatgcatccgatgaagtgggttttagcccatgaaagcttatgctcaaataaatctgttagtctctaaggtgccacaagtactcgtcattccttttgctgatatagactaacagggctaccactctgggggggaaaaaaagtgggcacctgacaaaagagccaatgggaaggctagaactttttaaaatgggggaaaaaaaaaaaaaaaaaaaaaaaactttccctttgtctgttgctctccaggaaagaggggaacagaggacagcaggaatgctgtgtaaaccttaagccaggtatgatcataaatcatcagatcatatctagaactacttatttGAACTTCAAATGggtaagtagatcagaatgtttagctaggtgcgatcaggtttatttcttattttggcttgtggatctcctctgtgctaaccccagatgcttttgttgcttgtaacctttaagctgaacccccaagaaagctgttttgggtacttaatttttgtaattgttttttttaagatctagcaaaaagcctaagttccagatgtattttttcctttttgtttttaataaaatttaccttttttaagaacaggattggatttttggcatcctaagaggtttgtgtatGTTGGTTGATTAGCTgatcgccccccaccccaggggaagagctgtgaaagggcttgagggtaccccacagggaggaattcccaagtgttccttcctgggtccaaagaggttgggtttttttgcatttgggtggtggcagcatttaccaagccaaggtcagagagaagctgtaaccttgggagtttaatacaagcctggagtggccagtattaatttttaaaatccttgtgggcccccaccttctgcacttgaagtgccagagggGGAATTCAGCCTTGACACAGGCATCTTGTGAGGCTCTGCaatactacagtgacaggagctAAGTAAGTACACATAAAAAGA
Proteins encoded in this window:
- the BCL2L13 gene encoding bcl-2-like protein 13 isoform X3 translates to MPFRSPPHHGGVCNLGQLGAPRARTGWRKRRATAAAASRDSGPQQSVIPQALEKEVLEKLKTEIEEELKHLDEEILEAFTSTGFDCHTSPVFSPANPESSIEDCLAHLGEKVSQELKEPLHKALRILLSKPVTYQEYRERTLETDVHASGWSKGTVFSLDSEEEEYHAIAEDSNDIYILTSENSGQVSPPESPTVTTSWQSESLPVSLSASQSWHTESLPVSLGPESWQQVAMDPEEVKSLDSNGGGEERSENNSSNSDIVHVEKEEIPEGIEEAAVSSVALETETAQEGFLESPSLLEMKSEAEIVAVEKAIPSAPLLTEHEEKGEVAEEPVEPEIPMLSKPVQKPSPSEEKSAPEPEKILPPEVEIKVGKESHSKEMEEKSPAGEEKPILLPEGKSILLYGGAAAVAILAVAVGVALALRKK
- the BCL2L13 gene encoding bcl-2-like protein 13 isoform X1, yielding MPFRSPPHHGGVCNLGQLGAPRARTGWRKRRATAAAASRDSGPQQSVIPQALEKEVLEKLKTEIEEELKHLDEEILEAFTSTGFDCHTSPVFSPANPESSIEDCLAHLGEKVSQELKEPLHKALRILLSKPVTYQEYRERTLETDVHASGWSKVLVPLVLLQQFLMELTKRGQEPLGALLQFGVTYLEDYAADYIIQQGGWGTVFSLDSEEEEYHAIAEDSNDIYILTSENSGQVSPPESPTVTTSWQSESLPVSLSASQSWHTESLPVSLGPESWQQVAMDPEEVKSLDSNGGGEERSENNSSNSDIVHVEKEEIPEGIEEAAVSSVALETETAQEGFLESPSLLEMKSEAEIVAVEKAIPSAPLLTEHEEKGEVAEEPVEPEIPMLSKPVQKPSPSEEKSAPEPEKILPPEVEIKVGKESHSKEMEEKSPAGEEKPILLPEGKSILLYGGAAAVAILAVAVGVALALRKK
- the BCL2L13 gene encoding bcl-2-like protein 13 isoform X2, whose protein sequence is MASSTAVPVGFHYETKYVVLSYLGLLSQEKPQEQHPPLTPGPQQSVIPQALEKEVLEKLKTEIEEELKHLDEEILEAFTSTGFDCHTSPVFSPANPESSIEDCLAHLGEKVSQELKEPLHKALRILLSKPVTYQEYRERTLETDVHASGWSKVLVPLVLLQQFLMELTKRGQEPLGALLQFGVTYLEDYAADYIIQQGGWGTVFSLDSEEEEYHAIAEDSNDIYILTSENSGQVSPPESPTVTTSWQSESLPVSLSASQSWHTESLPVSLGPESWQQVAMDPEEVKSLDSNGGGEERSENNSSNSDIVHVEKEEIPEGIEEAAVSSVALETETAQEGFLESPSLLEMKSEAEIVAVEKAIPSAPLLTEHEEKGEVAEEPVEPEIPMLSKPVQKPSPSEEKSAPEPEKILPPEVEIKVGKESHSKEMEEKSPAGEEKPILLPEGKSILLYGGAAAVAILAVAVGVALALRKK